The following are encoded together in the Hoplias malabaricus isolate fHopMal1 chromosome 3, fHopMal1.hap1, whole genome shotgun sequence genome:
- the lzts2b gene encoding leucine zipper putative tumor suppressor 2 homolog isoform X1: MAMVQSLPVPTDLKAPGLDVHPHHSSPGSPPPVGAMGSVSSLIPSNTAYNSRANLDITAKLRKGAPGSGRLFLDSTHEERLLLDSSHQGLQGSRTPSSKRKAIASRGTGIGSRSFSHEDLISDWNDNCLRGGEMAVDGPPKIVPVSGQLERNVQQAIIRPTAFKPVVPKSRHAVQFLSPRLGGVLSGSQGNLSLLSPDQDIAPVTTERRSSYSGARNALLSQSFTMSDSTQNCLNNLPQYSGPMYGLNQAEASKPLPSHGHSNSDSGRSSSSKSTGSLGGRSQPGVSDLGSGGPSPPPIEAYETIVRDLEEKLRERELELQHLRENLDENEVAICQVYEEKQKRSELEMEELRQSCATKMQKASQKAQRAQQLLQMQVFQMQQEKKKLQDDYSQLLQERERLEERLVTFEREHTQLGPRLEETKWEVCQKSGEISLLKQQLKELQGDLSQRVGEVVTLRGQLRESRTELQGSQSQLQEALTHSRTRTLELEVCENELQRRKSENELLREKMNRQEEELSRLREALSKYAEAAHLSHEAGIGPGYRGVITEEQRLVSDGEERLKVELSHERQLALDQASAFERERRCWEEEKDKVIRYQKQLQQNYVQMYRRNRELEATLRELSMELEKREQDDESSGNEITFDDVAATEI; the protein is encoded by the exons ATGGCAATGGTCCAGTCTCTCCCGGTCCCCACTGACCTTAAAGCTCCAGGTCTGGATGTCCATCCTCATCATTCCTCTCCTGGTTCTCCTCCTCCTGTCGGGGCCATGGGCTCAGTGAGCAGCCTCATCCCCAGCAACACAGCGTACAACAGTCGAGCAAACCTGGACATCACAGCTAAACTCCGAAAGGGAGCTCCAGGGTCCGGGCGACTGTTCTTAGACTCCACACACGAGGAAAGACTTCTCTTAGACTCCTCACACCAGGGACTCCAGGGCAGCCGGACGCCGTCCAGCAAAAGGAAAGCTATCGCAAGCCGAGGGACAGGAATTGGCAGCAGATCGTTCTCTCATGAAGATCTCATCAGTGACTGGAACGATAACTGTCTGAGAGGTGGAGAGATGGCAGTGGATGGACCTCCCAAAATAGTCCCTGTGTCTGGCCAGCTGGAGAGG AACGTCCAGCAGGCCATCATCCGACCCACAGCCTTCAAGCCTGTGGTGCCAAAGAGCAGGCACGCCGTGCAGTTCCTCTCTCCGCGGCTAGGGGGCGTCCTTTCTGGGAGCCAGGGGAACCTCAGCCTGCTGTCTCCAGATCAGGACATCGCCCCCGTCACCACAGAGAGGCGCAGTTCCTACAGCGGGGCTCGGAACGCGCTCttgagccagtccttcaccatGTCCGACTCGACCCAGAACTGTTTAAATAATCTCCCGCAGTACAGCGGCCCGATGTACGGCCTCAACCAGGCGGAGGCCAGCAAGCCTTTACCGAGCCATGGACACTCCAACTCGGACAGTGGACGCTCGTCCTCCAGCAAGAGCACAGGGTCCCTAGGGGGCCGCAGTCAGCCAGGGGTTTCAGACCTGGGCTCCGGAGGGCCGTCTCCTCCACCCATAGAGGCCTACGAGACCATCGTGAGAGACCTGGAggagaaactgagagagagagaactggagCTGCAGCATCTCCGAGAAAACCTGGATGAGAACGAGGTAGCCATCTGCCAG GTTTACGAGGAGAAGCAGAAGCGCAGTGAGTTGGAGATGGAGGAACTGCGCCAGAGCTGCGCCACTAAGATGCAGAAGGCCTCGCAGAAAGCTCAGAGAGCGCAGCAGCTGCTGCAGATGCAGGTTTTCCAGATGCAacaggagaagaagaaactgCAGGACGATTACTCCCAGCTGCTGCAGGAACGGGAACGTCTGGAGGAACGCCTCGTCACCTTCGAACGGGAACACACTCAACTGGGGCCCAGACTGGAGGAGACCAAATGGGAG gTGTGTCAGAAGTCAGGTGAGATCTCTCTCCTGAAGCAGCAGCTGAAGGAGCTGCAGGGGGACTTGTCTCAGCGCGTGGGTGAGGTGGTGACTCTGCGTGGACAGCTGCGCGAGAGTCGCACCGAGCTCCAGGGCAGCCAGAGCCAGCTGCAAGAGGCTCTCACGCACTCGCGCACACGTACCCTTGAGCTGGAAGTGTGCGAGAATGAGCTGCAGCGGCGCAAGAGTGAGAACGAGCTGCTGCGTGAGAAGATGAACCGACAGGAGGAGGAGCTCTCGCGCTTGCGGGAGGCTCTGAGCAAATACGCGGAGGCTGCGCACCTCTCGCACGAGGCAGGAATAGGCCCCGGGTACAGAGGCGTCATAACTGAGGAACAAAGGCTGGTCAGTGACGGGGAAGAGAGGCTGAAGGTAGAGCTCTCACACGAGAGGCAGCTCGCGCTGGACCAGGCCTCTGCGTTTGAACGCGAGAGACGCTGCTGGGAGGAAGAAAAGGACAAAGTGATCCGCtatcagaaacagctgcagCAGAACTATGTGCAGATGTACCGCCGCAATCGCGAGCTGGAGGCGACGCTGCGAGAGCTCAGCATGGAGCTGGAGAAACGAGAGCAGGACGACGAGAGCAGCGGGAACGAGATCACCTTCGACGACGTCGCCGCCACCGAGATATAG
- the plaub gene encoding plasminogen activator, urokinase b: protein MRNVLLMVLLLMVTHSSESTFRGKKQLFPGIQLTFLRQPPVPQCLNGGKSISALHSGKHMFCLCPDGFSGSSCEIIPSTVKPPPPTSSSGPGWRCGERPGRSLKIVGGSLSKVELHPWMAAVFWRSSGPQSVFRCAGSLIAPCWILTAAHCFPDGSDTDVGRLQVFLGKNALNETDERREQEFRVFNKDIALLRISGSGGVCVVQSSSVRTVCVTPPPPSLPDGASCEIAGYGKEGQGLWYNSQYLREGKVALLPHQLCSSEGYYGDMITENMLCAAALDWTVDACKGDSGGPLVCSVNDSVYLYGVVSWGEGCSKEFRPGVYTKVQKYQQWILDRTGPLPHTGASLQE, encoded by the exons ATGAGGAACGTTCTGCTGATGGTGTTGCTTCTGATGgtcacacactcctcagag AGCACATTCAGAGGAAAGAAGCAGCTGTTCCCTGGGATACAGCTCACATTCCTTCGCCAACCTCCAG ttccaCAGTGTCTGAATGGCGGTAAATCCATCTCTGCGCTGCACTCTGGGAAACACATGTTCTGTTTGTGTCCTGATGGATTCAGTGGCTCCAGCTGTGAGATCA TTCCATCAACCGTCAAACCCCCACCTCCCACCAGCAGCTCAGGACCAG GCTGGCGCTGTGGAGAGCGTCCTGGGCGGAGTTTAAAGATAGTGGGCGGTTCTCTCAGTAAAGTAGAGCTCCACCCCTGGATGGCCGCTGTGTTCTGGAGGTCATCCGGTCCGCAGTCAGTTTTCCGCTGTGCGGGGAGCCTCATCGCCCCCTGCTGGATCCTCACGGCAGCACACTGCTTTCCTGACGG GTCTGACACTGACGTGGGGAGGTTGCAGGTGTTTCTGGGGAAGAACGCTCTGAATGAAACGGATGAAAGAAGAGAGCAGGAGTTCAGAGTCTTCAACAAAGACATCG cactGCTGAGGATCAGTGGTtcgggtggtgtgtgtgtggtccagtCCAGTTCTGTGAGGACGGTATGTGTGACTCCCcctcctccctcactccctGACGGAGCCTCCTGTGAGATCGCTGGATACGGGAAAGAAGGGCAAG GGTTATGGTATAACTCGCAGTACCTCAGAGAGGGGAAGGTAGCACTGTTGCCGCATCAGCTCTGTTCCAGTGAGGGTTACTATGGCGACATGATCACAGAGAACATGCTGTGTGCTGCGGCCCTTGATTGGACAGTGGATGCCTGTAAG GGAGACTCCGGGGGTCCACTGGTGTGCAGTGTGAATGATAGTGTGTATCTGTATGGTGTGGTGAGTTGGGGAGAAGGATGTTCCAAAGAGTTTCGTCCTGGAGTTTATACCAAGGTCCAGAAATACCAGCAGTGGATCCTGGACAGAACCGGACCCCTACCGCACACAGGGGCATCTCTACaggagtga
- the lzts2b gene encoding leucine zipper putative tumor suppressor 2 homolog isoform X2: MAMVQSLPVPTDLKAPGLDVHPHHSSPGSPPPVGAMGSVSSLIPSNTAYNSRANLDITAKLRKGAPGSGRLFLDSTHEERLLLDSSHQGLQGSRTPSSKRKAIASRGTGIGSRSFSHEDLISDWNDNCLRGGEMAVDGPPKIVPVSGQLERNVQQAIIRPTAFKPVVPKSRHAVQFLSPRLGGVLSGSQGNLSLLSPDQDIAPVTTERRSSYSGARNALLSQSFTMSDSTQNCLNNLPQYSGPMYGLNQAEASKPLPSHGHSNSDSGRSSSSKSTGSLGGRSQPGVSDLGSGGPSPPPIEAYETIVRDLEEKLRERELELQHLRENLDENEVYEEKQKRSELEMEELRQSCATKMQKASQKAQRAQQLLQMQVFQMQQEKKKLQDDYSQLLQERERLEERLVTFEREHTQLGPRLEETKWEVCQKSGEISLLKQQLKELQGDLSQRVGEVVTLRGQLRESRTELQGSQSQLQEALTHSRTRTLELEVCENELQRRKSENELLREKMNRQEEELSRLREALSKYAEAAHLSHEAGIGPGYRGVITEEQRLVSDGEERLKVELSHERQLALDQASAFERERRCWEEEKDKVIRYQKQLQQNYVQMYRRNRELEATLRELSMELEKREQDDESSGNEITFDDVAATEI; the protein is encoded by the exons ATGGCAATGGTCCAGTCTCTCCCGGTCCCCACTGACCTTAAAGCTCCAGGTCTGGATGTCCATCCTCATCATTCCTCTCCTGGTTCTCCTCCTCCTGTCGGGGCCATGGGCTCAGTGAGCAGCCTCATCCCCAGCAACACAGCGTACAACAGTCGAGCAAACCTGGACATCACAGCTAAACTCCGAAAGGGAGCTCCAGGGTCCGGGCGACTGTTCTTAGACTCCACACACGAGGAAAGACTTCTCTTAGACTCCTCACACCAGGGACTCCAGGGCAGCCGGACGCCGTCCAGCAAAAGGAAAGCTATCGCAAGCCGAGGGACAGGAATTGGCAGCAGATCGTTCTCTCATGAAGATCTCATCAGTGACTGGAACGATAACTGTCTGAGAGGTGGAGAGATGGCAGTGGATGGACCTCCCAAAATAGTCCCTGTGTCTGGCCAGCTGGAGAGG AACGTCCAGCAGGCCATCATCCGACCCACAGCCTTCAAGCCTGTGGTGCCAAAGAGCAGGCACGCCGTGCAGTTCCTCTCTCCGCGGCTAGGGGGCGTCCTTTCTGGGAGCCAGGGGAACCTCAGCCTGCTGTCTCCAGATCAGGACATCGCCCCCGTCACCACAGAGAGGCGCAGTTCCTACAGCGGGGCTCGGAACGCGCTCttgagccagtccttcaccatGTCCGACTCGACCCAGAACTGTTTAAATAATCTCCCGCAGTACAGCGGCCCGATGTACGGCCTCAACCAGGCGGAGGCCAGCAAGCCTTTACCGAGCCATGGACACTCCAACTCGGACAGTGGACGCTCGTCCTCCAGCAAGAGCACAGGGTCCCTAGGGGGCCGCAGTCAGCCAGGGGTTTCAGACCTGGGCTCCGGAGGGCCGTCTCCTCCACCCATAGAGGCCTACGAGACCATCGTGAGAGACCTGGAggagaaactgagagagagagaactggagCTGCAGCATCTCCGAGAAAACCTGGATGAGAACGAG GTTTACGAGGAGAAGCAGAAGCGCAGTGAGTTGGAGATGGAGGAACTGCGCCAGAGCTGCGCCACTAAGATGCAGAAGGCCTCGCAGAAAGCTCAGAGAGCGCAGCAGCTGCTGCAGATGCAGGTTTTCCAGATGCAacaggagaagaagaaactgCAGGACGATTACTCCCAGCTGCTGCAGGAACGGGAACGTCTGGAGGAACGCCTCGTCACCTTCGAACGGGAACACACTCAACTGGGGCCCAGACTGGAGGAGACCAAATGGGAG gTGTGTCAGAAGTCAGGTGAGATCTCTCTCCTGAAGCAGCAGCTGAAGGAGCTGCAGGGGGACTTGTCTCAGCGCGTGGGTGAGGTGGTGACTCTGCGTGGACAGCTGCGCGAGAGTCGCACCGAGCTCCAGGGCAGCCAGAGCCAGCTGCAAGAGGCTCTCACGCACTCGCGCACACGTACCCTTGAGCTGGAAGTGTGCGAGAATGAGCTGCAGCGGCGCAAGAGTGAGAACGAGCTGCTGCGTGAGAAGATGAACCGACAGGAGGAGGAGCTCTCGCGCTTGCGGGAGGCTCTGAGCAAATACGCGGAGGCTGCGCACCTCTCGCACGAGGCAGGAATAGGCCCCGGGTACAGAGGCGTCATAACTGAGGAACAAAGGCTGGTCAGTGACGGGGAAGAGAGGCTGAAGGTAGAGCTCTCACACGAGAGGCAGCTCGCGCTGGACCAGGCCTCTGCGTTTGAACGCGAGAGACGCTGCTGGGAGGAAGAAAAGGACAAAGTGATCCGCtatcagaaacagctgcagCAGAACTATGTGCAGATGTACCGCCGCAATCGCGAGCTGGAGGCGACGCTGCGAGAGCTCAGCATGGAGCTGGAGAAACGAGAGCAGGACGACGAGAGCAGCGGGAACGAGATCACCTTCGACGACGTCGCCGCCACCGAGATATAG